In Vigna radiata var. radiata cultivar VC1973A chromosome 3, Vradiata_ver6, whole genome shotgun sequence, the following proteins share a genomic window:
- the LOC106757974 gene encoding mannose-1-phosphate guanylyltransferase 1, translating into MKALILVGGFGTRLRPLTLSVPKPLVDFANKPMILHQIEALKAIGVNEVVLAINYQPEVMLNFLKEFEAKLGIKITCSQETEPLGTAGPLALARDKLIDDSGEPFFVLNSDVISEYPLKEMIAFHKAHGGEASIMVTKVDEPSKYGVVVMDETTGQVEKFVEKPKLFVGNKINAGIYLLNPSVLDRIELRPTSIEKEVFPNIAAAKKLYAMVLPGFWMDIGQPRDYISGLTLYLDSLRKNSPSKLASGPHIVGNVIVHETAEIGEGCLIGPDVAIGPGCVVESGVRLSRCTVMRGVRIKKHSCISSSIIGWHSTVGQWARVENMTILGEDVHVCDEVYSNGGVVLPHKEIKSNIVKPEIVM; encoded by the exons ATGAAGGCACTGATTTTGGTTGGAGGTTTTGGAACGAGGTTGAGGCCATTGACACTCAGTGTTCCCAAGCCTCTTGTTGATTTTGCTAACAAGCCCATGATTCTGCATCAG ATAGAGGCTCTCAAGGCCATTGGAGTCAATGAAGTGGTGCTAGCCATCAATTACCAACCAGAG GTTATGTTGAATTTCTTGAAGGAATTTGAGGCAAAACTTGGCATCAAAATCACTTGTTCTCAAGAAACTGAACCACTGGGTACTGCTGGCCCCTTGGCTCTTGCGAGGGATAAACTGATAGATGACTCTGGAGAGCCATTTTTTGTTCTCAACAGTGATGTTATCAGTGAGTATCCACTTAAAGAAATGATTGCATTCCACAAAGCCCATGGAGGAGAGGCTTCCATAATGGTGACAAAG GTTGATGAGCCGTCAAAATATGGTGTGGTTGTAATGGACGAGACTACTGGACAGGTTGAGAAATTTGTAGAGAAACCAAAGTTGTTTGTTGGTAACAAAATCAATGCTGGAATCTACCTATTGAACCCCTCGGTTTTGGATCGAATTGAACTGAGACCTACTTCTATCGAGAAAGAGGTGTTTCCAAATATCGCAGCAGCGAAAAAGCTATATGCAATGGTCCTGCCAGGATTTTGGATGGACATTGGACAACCAAGGGACTATATTTCTGGTCTGACACTTTACCTGGACTCACTGAGGAAAAACTCTCCTTCTAAACTGGCCAGTGGTCCACATATTGTGGGAAATGTCATTGTACACGAAACTGCTGAGATTGGTGAGGGATGTCTCATTGGACCTGATGTTGCAATCGGTCCTGGCTGTGTCGTTGAGTCAGGTGTCAGGCTTTCACGCTGCACAGTAATGCGAGGAGTTCGGATTAAAAAGCACTCTTGCATATCCAGCAGTATCATTGGATGGCATTCCACCGTAGGGCAATGGGCCCGTGTGGAGAATATGACCATCCTTGGAGAAGATGTCCATGTTTGTGATGAAGTTTACAGCAATGGTGGTGTGGTTTTACCTCACAAGGAGATCAAGTCAAACATTGTGAAGCCAGAGATAGTCATGTGA